A genomic region of Dactylococcopsis salina PCC 8305 contains the following coding sequences:
- a CDS encoding beta strand repeat-containing protein → MTLDFKLDLAKNGTIALNSQPFLTQDLVTNDLLHHSLKQADELLSDFLNRPDWVQQMELPFGEAEEWGENLSAPLNLPRLSIVSATELQGALGAYAGETNQIFLSQELILANADHPEAVTAVLLEEIGHAIDAQINETDSPGDEGAIFASLMQGEDLNPETLAQLQAEDDSATLTIDGETVIVEQATVSIAPDESALRTAISSANAGDTITFNASGTITLTNGQLDIDKALTIDGDLDDDGTPDITIDAGGNSRVFNIDDRDFESAIDVTIDGLTISGGSASNGGGIRNNENLTLNNSTISSNSADSAGGIYNRGTASIINSTISSNSSNFGAGGIYNYGTASIINSTISGNISNNSSTFGAGGIYNQGTASIINSTISGNSAVTGGVKNGFNDTISISNSTISGNSGSKGGGIYNDGTANISNSIIVNSVGGDVRGRSLIIAEGVNLVEDGSISSALTLDPNLSPLQDNGGLTLTQIPLAGSPVIDLGDNRLIPTDEFDLDSDGDTTEAVPFDQTSNSRIANSSIDIGAVEFQGSGTAILTVPSLSANLIVDTSVDENDFDLSPGDISLREALAFTEEGGTISFAPNLAGQTITLNSNLIIDKSLTLEGLGEDQLTLDGGGFDRVLTVDDGDNSVSKTVAISGLTISGGTAQNGGGILNRENLTLTNSTLSGNSARTGGGIDNEGTASLINSIVTDNSASSRGGGIFSSENLTISNTIISGNSADSEGGGIFNSQSLTLGISTIINSSVSSNSANRGGGIVNGGTLDLNNSTVSNNSADEEGGGIYLSYGTASLTNSIISGNSGNRGGGIYNNRTFMLTNSTVSGNSANEEGGGIFGSLGSSSPSNSTIINSTINDNTATQGGGLYNSYSYNYFTNNLDIGTVTLTNSIIANSIGGDVTDQQDGVTTEGVNIIQDGSIPTSDSVLNADPLLEPLADNGGITLTHALLEDSPAIDAGDNNQIPPDTFDLDSDGDTSEPIPFDQRGDGFDRVFNGQVDIGAFELGDNEVPIANNDTASTDEETTLNVNAANGVLANDTDPDEGDTLSISAVNGDAANVGTEFELASGALLTVNVDGSYIFNPNSAFENLNDGETGEDIFTYTVSDGNGGTDTAEVTITINGITDNVNDDNVPPNFVDTQVTVDENTTAVALEVEDPDGDNVTLSLAGGADQGLFTVDVDGNLSFIEAPDFENPIDADEDNIYELEVTVADGNGGNTSQTLNIEVLDVSEETNEPPIITSDSLQTIEENAIAPLSLQADDPDGDEVTFSLTGGADQGLFTINPDTGELEFNNPPDFENPIDADEDNIYELEVTAADGNGGIITENFQIEVTDVDETIDWSLDIDGNGEISPLSDGIMTVRFLFGDAFSNDDLINGAIGAEASRSLPEIRDHLQIGVDEGFLDIDEDGEINPLSDGIIAVRFLFGDAFAGEALINGAISPDSSLSLEEIQANLADLTSI, encoded by the coding sequence ATGACTTTAGACTTCAAGCTAGATTTAGCCAAAAACGGCACGATCGCCCTAAACTCTCAGCCCTTTCTTACACAAGACTTAGTAACCAATGACTTATTGCATCACTCCTTAAAGCAAGCAGATGAACTGTTAAGTGATTTTCTGAACCGTCCAGACTGGGTTCAACAGATGGAACTTCCCTTTGGAGAGGCTGAGGAGTGGGGAGAAAACTTATCAGCCCCTCTGAATTTGCCGAGGCTTTCTATTGTTAGTGCAACGGAGTTACAGGGAGCTTTGGGGGCTTATGCTGGGGAAACTAACCAGATTTTCTTATCGCAGGAGTTGATTTTAGCGAATGCTGATCATCCAGAAGCAGTGACCGCAGTCTTGCTGGAAGAAATCGGACACGCGATCGATGCTCAGATTAATGAGACGGATAGCCCTGGGGATGAGGGCGCGATCTTTGCTTCCTTAATGCAAGGGGAAGATTTAAATCCAGAAACTTTAGCCCAACTGCAAGCAGAAGACGACAGTGCCACTTTAACCATTGATGGGGAAACAGTTATTGTTGAGCAAGCGACTGTTAGCATTGCTCCTGATGAGTCAGCTTTGAGGACAGCAATTAGCAGTGCCAATGCTGGTGATACGATTACTTTTAATGCTTCAGGCACAATTACTCTTACTAACGGTCAATTAGATATTGACAAGGCTCTCACTATTGATGGCGATTTAGATGATGATGGCACGCCTGATATTACCATTGATGCAGGTGGCAATAGTCGGGTGTTTAACATTGATGATAGAGATTTTGAAAGCGCGATCGATGTAACCATTGACGGACTCACCATCAGTGGCGGAAGCGCCTCTAATGGAGGAGGAATTAGAAACAATGAAAATTTAACCCTTAATAACAGCACTATCAGTAGTAACTCTGCTGATAGTGCAGGTGGGATTTACAATCGAGGTACGGCAAGCATCATTAACAGCACTATCAGTAGTAACTCCTCTAATTTTGGTGCAGGTGGGATTTACAATTACGGTACGGCAAGTATTATTAACAGCACCATCAGTGGTAATATTAGTAACAACTCCTCTACTTTTGGTGCAGGTGGGATTTACAATCAAGGTACGGCAAGTATCATTAACAGCACCATCAGTGGTAACTCTGCTGTTACAGGTGGGGTTAAAAATGGATTTAATGACACAATCAGCATCAGCAACAGCACCATCAGTGGTAACTCCGGCTCTAAAGGTGGGGGAATTTACAATGACGGTACGGCAAACATCAGCAATAGCATCATTGTCAACAGCGTCGGTGGAGATGTCCGAGGACGAAGTTTAATTATTGCCGAAGGAGTCAACTTGGTCGAAGATGGTAGCATCAGTAGTGCGTTAACTTTAGACCCCAATCTTTCCCCTCTCCAAGATAATGGTGGATTGACACTAACCCAGATTCCCTTAGCAGGCAGTCCCGTGATTGATCTCGGTGACAATAGGTTGATTCCTACAGATGAGTTTGACCTTGACAGTGATGGCGATACAACAGAAGCAGTACCCTTTGATCAAACGAGTAACTCTCGCATTGCTAACAGCAGTATTGATATCGGTGCAGTAGAGTTTCAAGGTAGTGGAACAGCTATTTTGACGGTTCCAAGTTTGTCCGCTAATTTGATTGTGGATACATCAGTTGATGAAAATGACTTTGATCTTAGCCCTGGAGATATTTCCTTACGGGAAGCCTTGGCATTTACTGAAGAAGGCGGAACAATCAGCTTTGCTCCTAATTTAGCAGGACAAACGATCACTCTAAATTCTAATTTAATTATTGATAAATCCTTAACTTTGGAAGGTTTAGGAGAAGATCAACTGACACTAGATGGAGGGGGATTTGATCGAGTTTTAACCGTTGACGATGGAGACAACAGCGTAAGCAAAACAGTGGCAATTTCTGGCTTGACTATAAGTGGAGGAACTGCTCAGAATGGGGGAGGGATTTTAAATCGGGAAAATTTAACCCTTACTAACAGTACTCTTAGTGGGAATAGTGCGAGAACTGGCGGGGGGATTGACAATGAAGGTACGGCAAGCCTTATTAACAGCATCGTTACTGATAACTCTGCATCTAGTCGCGGAGGGGGGATTTTTAGCAGCGAAAATCTAACCATTAGCAACACCATTATTAGTGGCAATTCTGCTGATAGTGAGGGTGGTGGGATTTTTAATAGTCAGTCTCTCACCTTGGGAATTAGCACGATCATCAATAGTAGTGTCAGTAGCAATTCTGCTAATCGTGGTGGCGGAATTGTTAACGGTGGTACACTTGATTTGAATAACAGCACTGTCAGTAACAATTCTGCTGATGAAGAAGGAGGCGGAATTTATTTATCTTATGGCACAGCAAGCCTCACGAATAGCATAATTAGTGGCAATTCTGGGAATCGTGGCGGCGGAATTTACAATAATCGCACATTCATGCTTACCAACAGCACTGTCAGTGGTAATTCTGCTAATGAAGAAGGGGGCGGAATTTTTGGCAGTCTCGGTTCATCAAGCCCAAGCAACAGTACCATCATCAATAGTACAATCAATGATAATACTGCCACTCAAGGAGGCGGACTATATAACAGTTACAGTTACAACTATTTTACGAATAACCTTGATATTGGTACTGTCACTCTCACTAACAGCATCATTGCTAACAGTATCGGAGGGGATGTAACCGACCAACAAGATGGCGTTACCACTGAAGGCGTTAACATTATTCAAGATGGTAGCATTCCCACCAGCGACAGTGTACTGAATGCCGATCCTCTTCTAGAACCTTTAGCCGATAATGGTGGTATTACTCTCACTCATGCGCTTTTAGAAGACAGTCCAGCGATCGATGCTGGCGATAACAACCAAATTCCTCCTGATACCTTTGATTTAGACAGCGATGGCGATACCTCAGAACCGATTCCCTTCGACCAACGAGGAGACGGCTTCGATCGCGTGTTCAATGGACAAGTGGATATCGGGGCCTTTGAACTTGGTGACAATGAAGTTCCTATTGCCAATAACGACACTGCAAGCACTGATGAAGAGACAACACTGAACGTCAATGCTGCCAATGGGGTTCTCGCTAACGATACTGATCCCGATGAGGGAGACACCCTCAGTATCAGTGCGGTTAATGGGGATGCTGCCAATGTTGGAACTGAGTTTGAGCTTGCTTCGGGAGCCTTATTAACGGTTAACGTTGATGGCAGCTACATTTTTAACCCCAACAGTGCGTTTGAAAACCTCAACGATGGTGAAACAGGCGAAGATATCTTTACCTACACTGTCTCTGATGGCAACGGCGGCACCGATACCGCAGAAGTGACGATTACCATCAACGGAATCACAGATAATGTTAATGATGATAATGTCCCACCCAACTTTGTCGATACCCAAGTTACAGTCGATGAAAATACCACTGCTGTTGCTTTAGAAGTAGAAGACCCTGATGGGGATAACGTAACCCTGTCCTTAGCTGGTGGTGCTGACCAAGGATTATTTACCGTTGATGTTGATGGTAACTTGAGCTTTATTGAAGCCCCAGACTTTGAAAATCCCATAGACGCTGATGAGGATAACATTTATGAACTAGAAGTCACCGTAGCAGATGGAAACGGTGGAAACACCAGTCAAACGCTCAACATAGAAGTGTTGGATGTTTCAGAAGAGACTAATGAACCTCCAATCATTACTTCTGATTCCTTACAAACTATTGAAGAAAACGCGATCGCGCCGCTCTCTCTCCAAGCAGATGATCCAGATGGGGATGAAGTTACTTTCTCCCTCACGGGTGGCGCTGACCAAGGATTATTTACGATTAATCCTGATACAGGAGAATTAGAGTTTAATAATCCTCCCGACTTTGAAAACCCCATAGACGCTGATGAGGACAACATTTATGAACTAGAAGTCACCGCAGCAGATGGAAACGGCGGAATCATCACCGAAAACTTCCAAATCGAAGTAACCGACGTTGATGAAACAATAGATTGGTCATTAGACATTGATGGAAATGGGGAAATTAGTCCGCTTTCCGATGGCATTATGACTGTGCGCTTTCTCTTTGGTGATGCGTTTAGTAATGATGACTTGATTAATGGCGCGATCGGTGCTGAGGCAAGTCGCAGCTTACCAGAAATTCGTGACCATCTCCAAATCGGAGTTGATGAAGGTTTCCTCGATATTGACGAGGATGGGGAAATTAATCCTCTTTCCGATGGCATTATCGCGGTGCGCTTCTTGTTTGGGGATGCTTTTGCTGGTGAGGCTTTGATTAATGGCGCAATTTCCCCTGATTCTTCTTTATCTCTAGAGGAAATTCAAGCCAATCTTGCTGATCTCACTTCTATTTAA